From a single Anomaloglossus baeobatrachus isolate aAnoBae1 chromosome 8, aAnoBae1.hap1, whole genome shotgun sequence genomic region:
- the CCDC51 gene encoding mitochondrial potassium channel → MKPPHPPSVLLTQRIRLLSIRTLCSKPSDVRPPPDVSGVTPLQRWVDTGKTVGRKSMQKASAAAQNWWDRYEEFVGLVEVREAQGNVAEAEKDFMVARGIVREARENVESQQLRLKEVRDRLDRVSRDDIQYLELATLEHKLLQEEKRLRLSYTNAEESEREKFALFSASVRESHEKERTRAERTKNWSIIGSILGAIIGVMGSTYINRVRLQELKNLLLEAQKGPVSLQEAIQEHASVHQSQQRDLGDLIVSLRNMVPTAPEPGYVGSPASQSGSPTSSSDQVLSAIREHMTYTQETGKNVESLQQKYGNLEKSLGNIATDLHNVKSKVSSKTADGFIIGSGDGGLEGSFQDVILELSDAEQRLSVQISRSSVYSAALTCTLLAVSVPILYILLKGN, encoded by the exons ATGAAGCCTCCTCACCCTCCGTCTGTTCTCCTGACCCAAAGAATCAGACTGCTGAGTATAAGGACGCTGTGCTCCAAACCCTCAGACGTCAGACCCCCTCCGGACGTCTCTGGGGTCACCCCTTTACAGAGATGGGTGGACACCGGCAAAACTGTGGGTAGAAAATCCATGCAGAAAGCGTCTGCCGCGGCCCAGAACTGGTGGGACCGCTACGAAGAGTTTGTCGGACTTGTGGAAGTTCGAGAAGCTCAAGGAAATGTCGCCGAG gcgGAGAAGGACTTCATGGTGGCTCGCGGGATTGTGCGAGAGGCTCGAGAAAATGTGGAATCCCAGCAGCTGAGGCTGAAAGAAGTGCGGGACCGGCTGGACAGAGTGTCTCGTGATGACATCCAGTATTTGGAGCTCGCCACCCTGGAGCACAAACTTCTGCAG GAAGAAAAAAGATTGCGATTGTCCTACACGAACGCCGAGGAGTCGGAACGAGAGAAGTTTGCGCTTTTCTCCGCCTCCGTGAGAGAGAGTCACGAAAAAGAGAGGACCAGAGCCGAGCGGACTAAGAACTGGTCCATCATCGGCTCCATACTGGGGGCCATCATCGGGGTCATGGGATCGACCTATATAAACCGCGTCCGGCTCCAGGAATTGAAAAATTTGCTCCTGGAAGCCCAGAAGGGACCGGTCAGCCTGCAGGAGGCGATCCAGGAGCACGCGTCCGTGCACCAGTCCCAGCAGAGGGACCTCGGGGACCTCATTGTATCATTAAGAAACATGGTGCCTACTGCTCCAGAACCTGGATACGTGGGGTCTCCGGCATCTCAATCCGGATCTCCCACCTCGAGTTCGGACCAGGTATTATCGGCCATTAGGGAACACATGACGTATACGCAAGAAACCGGGAAGAACGTGGAAAGTTTGCAGCAGAAATACGGAAACCTGGAGAAGAGTCTGGGGAACATAGCGACTGATCTGCACAATGTGAAGTCTAAGGTGTCCTCCAAGACGGCGGATGGGTTCATCATTGGCTCCGGGGACGGTGGCCTGGAAGGGTCATTCCAAGACGTAATACTTGAATTATCGGACGCGGAGCAGAGACTGAGCGTCCAGATcagcaggagctctgtatacagcgccGCGCTCACGTGCACGCTCCTCGCCGTCTCCGTCCCGATATTGTACATTTTACTTAAAGGAAACTAA